AAAGGGGAACGTAAAACTCCGGTCGAGCTGGTTGAACTGCGAAAGGAACATGGAATTATTGGCGACGCCCACGCCGGGGACTGGCATCGTCAGATCAGCCTGCTCGCCAGCGAGAGCATTGCCAAGATGCAGGCGCTGGGGCTGGATGTCGACAGCGGCGACTTCGCCGAGAACCTGACGACCGAAGGGATTGACCTGGTCAATCTGCCGATCGGCACCCGTCTCAAGGTCGGTGAGACCCTGCTCGAAGTGACCCAGATCGGCAAGGAATGTCACAATCGCTGCGCCATCTACGAGCAGGCGGGTGATTGCGTAATGCCGAAAGAAGGAATCTTCGCACGGGTGATTGAAGCTGGGATTATCAAGCCCGGCGATACGGTCATTCGCCTTTAAGCCCGTCAGGAACGATAGGAAAAACAGATGCTCAGTTACGATGAAGCGATCAAGCTGGTCCTCAAGAATATCACCCCTCTGCCGGCGATCGAAAAACCCTTGGAAGACGCTGGCGGACTGGTTTTGGCTGAAACGGTGAGTGCGCGCTGGGATCTGCCGACGGCGGACAATTCAGCGATGGACGGCTTCGCCCTGCACTATGAAAGTCTGCCAGCCTCGCGCCGCCTGCCGGTGACAGGGCACACCTACGCCGGACACCCTTTCGCGGGGACGATTCCCGCCGGTGCCGCGTTGCGCATCATGACCGGAGCACCAATCCCCGCAGGTTGCGATACCGTGGTCCCGCTTGAGGATGTGAGTGAAGATGCAGAGACCATCTGTTTGAATCGAGAGCTGGTTCGCGGCCAGCATGTGCGCCACGCTGGAGACGAATTCCGCAACGGGGACCTGCTGCTCGCAGCTGGCACCTGTCTGTGGGCCGGTGAGATTGGCCTGCTGGCTGCGGCCGGCATCTCGCGGGTGCGCGTTCATCCGGCGCCGCGCGTAGCGATTCTTTCGACAGGCGATGAACTGGTCGAACTGGGAGAGCAACCCGGCCCGGGACAGATCATCAATTCGAACCTGCATCTGCTGACCGCCCGCCTGCGTGAAGCCGGAGCCGAAGTGATTCCGCTCGGCATCGCCCGGGACGATATAGACGATCTCGACCACCGACTGCAATCAGGTCTGCAAGCCGATCTGCTCTTGACCAGCGGCGGCGTCTCGGTCGGCGACAAGGATCAGGTTCAAGATGCCTTTATCCGCCTGGGATTCGAAAAAATCTTCTGGAAGGTCGCAATCAAACCGGGCAAGCCGGTGCTCTTCGGCAAGATCGGTAACAAACCGATTTTTGGCCTGCCGGGGAACCCCGCCGCTTCGGCAGCTACCTGTGAAATTTTCACCATCCCGGCGCTGCGGCGACTGGCAGGGCATCCCGATCCTCTGCCGCCGTTGCTCAGCGCAAAACTCAGTCGGCAGGTCGAGGGAGGTGGCAAACGGCAGGCCTTCCTCTGGGGAGAACTGCAGCGCAAAGGGAATGGCTATCTCTTCCACCCCTCAATCCGACAAGGATCGGGGCAGAATCGTTCACTCCAGGGATCCTGCGCACTGCTCCCGATTGCAGCCGGGGCACCCGACCTCGAAGCTGGCACCCGGGTCGAAGTGCTCCTCATGCGCCTCCCCCGGGGACGTAGCTATACTGAATAGAGACGCGTTGTTTTTTTCTGATTTCCGATGTATCGTGTCGCTCTCAGTAGCAAACAGACTGAGACTGCTATAGACCATCGATTACTATTCCCCGGAGCGGGGAACACCTTTAAGGAGAGAGACCATGTTCGGACTTGGCACGCAGGAACTTTTAATTATTCTGGTTCTGGTAATGATCGTTTTCGGCGCCGGAAAACTGCCCCAGGTTGGAGGCGCACTCGGCAAGGGTCTACGCAACTTTAAAAAAGGGATGAATGACGCCACTGACGGGATCGAAGAGGCGGAAGTCACCGAGATCGAAAAGAAAGAAAAGAAGGACGAGCAAACAGAAAAGAAGGACGATCAAAAACAGAGCTGAGCCCGACAGGGCATATATTTTACAATAAAGGAGTGGCCGATGTGTGCCGCTCCTTTTTGAGTTGGACAAAGGATCTCAGCTGACAGCTCAAGCTGGCATCAGCCCTTTGCGAGTTCGGCTGTCATCTGTTTGAAACAAAGTTTTTTTCTGAGTACCCCGTCCTCGGCAAAAACCCTCAGCCGCCGATCCCCTGCATCTTACGGATTCGCGTTTGAACCCCTTGCTCTTCGGCAAGATGATGTCTCTCCGGCTTGATCTCGACCGCGCCACGCAGCAGCCTGACGAGGTCATCATCACTGCATCCCGCACGCAGAGGGGTGCGCAGGTCAATCTCATTCTCACAAAAGAGACAGGGGCGCAAAAAGCCATCCGAGGTCAAGCGCAAGCGGTTGCATTCCCCGCAAAAGTGTTCAGACACGGCTGGAATCACCCCGACAACTCCCTTGGCCCCGGCGTATTGAAACAGCCGCGCCGGTCCGGCCGGCCCCTTGCGTGCAAGCTCTTGCAGGGGGGCAATTCCGCGTAACACTTCGGTAATCTCAGCCGCAGAAAACCGGCTTTCGGGAGGATAATCAAGGCCGCCACTCACCGGCATGAACTCGATAAAACGCACCTGCCAGTTGTGCGCAAAGGTCAGGCGCGCGAAATCGGCAATCTCATCGGCATTAACCCCGCGAATCGGCACCATATTGAGTTTGAGTGGCAAGAGACCTGCGGCTTCGGCGGCGTAGATCCCTGCGAGTACCTGCTCAAGTCCGGGACGCCGGGTGATCTGCTCAAACCGTTCCGGCTTCAGGGTATCGAGGCTGACATTGACGCGCTGCAGCCCGACGCTTTTGAGTTCACCGGCCTGCGCAGCCAGCAACAGGCCGTTGCTGGTCAGGGTCAGTTCCGGCTGCTGGGGCAGTTGGCAGAGTCGCTCGACAAAGGAGATCAGGCCCTTGCGCACCAGCGGTTCACCGCCGGTCAGACGAATCTTGCACACTCCCTGTTCCACCGCGATACGGGCGACGCGGAAGAGTTCTTCGAAAGAGAGGACCTGACCGTGACCGACCGAGGGAACACCCTCTTCCGGCATACAGTAACGGCAGCGCAGGTTGCAGCGATCGGTCACCGAGATACGGAGATAATCTATTTTTCGATTGAAGGTATCGCGCAAGAGAAAATTGCCTCTGAGGGTTGATGTTCACTGGGAATAAGAATACTCTCTTTCGCCTTTGTCAGACAAGGCAATTGGTAAATTTTACCGCCCCGTCAGACTTGTTTCACATTGAAACATCGTGTTAATCTGTTTGTCTTTTCACTGTGACGAGATCAAGAATATTGGAGACAAAAATGAGTAAAGCACTAGGACTTATGTCGGGGGGTCTGGATAGCAGTCTGGCCGCCATGACCCTGATGCGTCAAGGGATTGAAGTGACCGGCATCTCGTTCGTCACACCATTTTTCGGCGCCAGTAAAGCAAAGTTCGCTGCCGAAAAAATCGGCTTTCCGCTGATCGTCAAAGAGATCAGCGACATCCATCTGCAGATGGTCAAAAATCCGAAATACGGGTACGGTCGCAACATGAACCCCTGTATCGACTGCCATTCGATGATGTTTCGCCTGGCGGGAGAGATCATGCAGGAGCAGGGCTTCGACTTCCTCTTTTCGGGTGAAGTCCTTGGCCAGCGCCCGATGAGCCAGAACGCCAACGCCTTGAGTACCGTCAGTATCTACTCTGGTCATGCGGACAAGGTATTGCGACCACTATCGGCCAAGCTCCTGGCGATCACGCCGATGGAGGAGAGTGGTCTGGTCGATCGTGAACGCCTGCTCGATATCCAGGGACGCTCGCGCAAACGCCAGCAGGAGTTAGCTGTAGAATGGGGTTTTCCCGAGTATCCCTCCAGCGGCGGAGGCTGTCTGCTGACCGAATCCGGTTTTGCCGATCGCCTGCGCGATCTGCTTGAGCATGATGAACAGGCCAGCGTCAACGACGTTCAACTGCTCAAGGTCGGCCGTCAGTTTCGGCTGTCGGACAAGTGCAAAATGGTCCTCGGGCGCAACCAGGCTGACAACGATGCAATCCATCTTCTCGCCACCGGCGACCGCCTGCGCCTGCGCAACGCCGATTTCAATGGTCCCTCAGGTCTCCTCTGCGGCGAATCCAACGAAGCCATCATCCAGACCGCCGCGGCCATCGTCGCCAGTTACGGTAAGGGAAAGGATGAGCCCGAGGTCAGAGTGATTCTGGACCGCAATGGCGAAGAGCAAACCGTCCTGGTCGCACCCCTGAACCGCGAAGACTCGATTAAACTGCTGGTGTAGATTTCAGCTACAGAAACAGACAAAGGCCCCGGCGAAACAATTCGTCGAGGCCTTTGCTTTTACGGATCCGCGCCGCCAAAACCCCGCGAAAGCATATGACATTTTATGGAAGACGAAGCATTAGATGCCCGTAGTAAATGACCTGACGACACTTTCGGACACCCCACCGCGGCTGTCCACAGAGCGGACTTTCCAGTAATAGGTTGTATTCGGTAACAGGCTGGTCGACTGATATCCCCCCGACGGGTTTGGCAGCACTGAGGCCGGCGAGGCGTTGCTGCCCCCACAGGAGACCAGGCAGAACGCCAAGCCCAGAATCAGAACCAGCCAGAGCCAACCCTTCAGCCGCCGTGCGCCCCACAAACCCCAGAAGATGCCACCGCCGGCCAACAGGAGCAGCCCCTGAGGAAGAGCCGCTGTAATCGGGGTGCTGTCCGAGAAATCGCCATGCGCCGAAATCAGCAGAAAATCGGTCACCTGATCGCCATCGAGATCCATATCGCGATGCCAGCTGAAGTTGACCGGACGTGCTATGCCGACGGCTCCATCAACGGGAAGAAGCAGGGTAGCCGCCGGTGGCGCGTTATTCCCTAGCCCTTTCAGGGTCAAGGTTTGCGAACCGGCAGGATCACTGCTGAAAACGGTCAAACTTGACGTGTAACTACCCAGCGCCTGAGGCGCAAACCCCAGCTCAACACTGCAGCTCGCGCCGCCGCTCAGCGACCGTCCGCTGCACAGATCCTTGACAACACTGAAAGCCGGATCAAGCAGGCTGGCATCAATACCGCTGATGACCAGCGAACCGCCGCCGCCATTCTTCAGCAGCAGAGACAGGCTGCGGCTGTTTAAGGGCGCAACGCTGGCAAAATCGATGATCTTATCGCTGCTCGGAGGGGTCGGATCGATCATCACCAGCAGCGGATTTATCCCCTGCAGCTGATTATAGGCCGCTGCGACATTCAGCAGCCCATGGCCATACACGTCATCCGCCCCCGGAGTGCCCAGATCAGACGCCAGCTGTTCTACGGCTGTCTCCAGGCTGGTCATGCTGGTTGAAGGTCCAGGAAATGCCTGGCGTAACAAGGCCAACGCCCCGGCAACCTGGGGTGCCGAGAATGACGTCCCGTCAACACTGACGTAGCCAGAAAAGAGGCCTGCACTGCGGACTGACATTCCGGGGGCCACCAGATTGGGAAAAACCTCACCCGGCGCATCGCAGGGGGAGGGCCCGCGCGCACTGAAAAAAGCGACCTCCTTGTTTATATTGATAGCACCAACAGACAGGACACCGCTCATGTTCCCGGGTGGTATGCTAGTGCTGGCAAACGGGCCGGTGTTGCCCGCCGAAAAAATCACGGCAACATCTGCCGCTATCAGATTGTTCAGGGCGATCTGCATATCATTCAAGCCGAGGCCTGAAGCGCTCAAACACTGATTGAGCACACTTTCATATCCCCAGGAATTATTGACGATGTCGGCACCGTCATCGGTCGCGGGATTATTGTCGGGATCAAGAGCCCAGCCCAGCGCCTGAATAATCTTGGCGCTATCGGCCGCGCCGGTATCGGGAAATATTTTGGCCGCGATCCACTGCGCGCCCGGGGCAACGCCAATGGCACTGCCACCGTTGCGGCCACCGACCATCACCCCCATGACGGCGGTTCCGTGCCCTTCACTCAGAGGATCGCCGGTAACTGGATCATAGGGCAAACTGCTCGAACTGTAAGGATCGAACCAGCTGTTTGTACCTCCCCGCCAGTTGCCGCTGAGATCGGGATGCGTCACATCGACCCCGGTATCAAGGCTGGCGACCACCACCCCCGTCCCATCAAACCCCTGCGCCCAGAGTTGCGGCGCACCGATCATATCAATGTTCCATTCAACAGCTGCCGTCGCAGCGGGAAGAACAACCGGGCGCGGCACTGTCTGGTTGACACTGATCAGTTCCACCCCGGGCCAGCTTTGCAGTTGCGCGATAAGTTGCGGACTAGCCGAAAACGCCAGACCATTGATCAGCCAGAGCGAAGTCGTCTTTTTTACCCCCTGCTGGTGTAAATAGTCGATCAGAGCCCCCTGCCCTTGCTGAGTCTCCTGCTTCAAAGACGCAATCAGGGTCCGCCGCGCAGCTTTGCGGGTCAGCCCCTTCACGCGTGACCTTACATCGGTGGTCGTCATCCGCACAATCACCGCGACCGGTTCGCGCGACGTCTGCAAGACAGCTTGAAGACTTGGAGACAGGGGCGCAGCCTCCAGTCCCGAAGCAAGGCTGAAACAAGCGAGGATAAGCAGACAGAAAAAACGCATCATTTAGAATCCTTTTGCCGAATATCTAACTTCACGCCGCAAATAATCTGATTTCTGGTATTCCAATCGCAGTGGGACCAGCGCCAGAGTCGCCGGATCCATGAAAAATACTGCACCCTCGCCCTCCGGTCTGCAGTCTGACTCGCCCATCATAGTACCATCCCTGGCATTCTGATACTGCCGGAACGCACAAAAAAGGCCCCATCGGACAATTGCCGATGGGGCCTTCTGGTGCTTCACATTGGGGTGGGACGCTTACATCATGCCGCCCATGCCGCCCATGCCACCCATGCCACCCATGCCACCAGGCATGCCGCCGCCAGCAGCGCCAGCATCAGATGGCTTATCAGCAATCATCGCCTCGGTGGTCAGCATCAGACCAGCAACCGAAGCTGCGTTCTGCAGTGCGGTGCGAGTTACTTTGGTCGGATCGAGGATACCGGCCTCAAGCATGTCGCAATACACATCATTCTGCGCATCAAAACCATAAGCGCCCTTCCCTTTGGCAACCTTGTCAACCACGATAGCACCTTCAAGACCGGCGTTGATCGCGATCTGACGCAGTGGCTGCTCGAGGGCACGGAGAACCAGATTGGCCCCGAACTGTTGCTCGCCATCGAGCTTGAGCTTCTTGACAGAATCAATACAGCGGATCAGAGCGACACCGCCTCCAGGGACGATCCCTTC
Above is a genomic segment from Geopsychrobacter electrodiphilus DSM 16401 containing:
- a CDS encoding MOSC domain-containing protein; its protein translation is MNAKIVATCISTNKGERKTPVELVELRKEHGIIGDAHAGDWHRQISLLASESIAKMQALGLDVDSGDFAENLTTEGIDLVNLPIGTRLKVGETLLEVTQIGKECHNRCAIYEQAGDCVMPKEGIFARVIEAGIIKPGDTVIRL
- the glp gene encoding gephyrin-like molybdotransferase Glp codes for the protein MLSYDEAIKLVLKNITPLPAIEKPLEDAGGLVLAETVSARWDLPTADNSAMDGFALHYESLPASRRLPVTGHTYAGHPFAGTIPAGAALRIMTGAPIPAGCDTVVPLEDVSEDAETICLNRELVRGQHVRHAGDEFRNGDLLLAAGTCLWAGEIGLLAAAGISRVRVHPAPRVAILSTGDELVELGEQPGPGQIINSNLHLLTARLREAGAEVIPLGIARDDIDDLDHRLQSGLQADLLLTSGGVSVGDKDQVQDAFIRLGFEKIFWKVAIKPGKPVLFGKIGNKPIFGLPGNPAASAATCEIFTIPALRRLAGHPDPLPPLLSAKLSRQVEGGGKRQAFLWGELQRKGNGYLFHPSIRQGSGQNRSLQGSCALLPIAAGAPDLEAGTRVEVLLMRLPRGRSYTE
- a CDS encoding twin-arginine translocase TatA/TatE family subunit → MFGLGTQELLIILVLVMIVFGAGKLPQVGGALGKGLRNFKKGMNDATDGIEEAEVTEIEKKEKKDEQTEKKDDQKQS
- the moaA gene encoding GTP 3',8-cyclase MoaA; this encodes MRDTFNRKIDYLRISVTDRCNLRCRYCMPEEGVPSVGHGQVLSFEELFRVARIAVEQGVCKIRLTGGEPLVRKGLISFVERLCQLPQQPELTLTSNGLLLAAQAGELKSVGLQRVNVSLDTLKPERFEQITRRPGLEQVLAGIYAAEAAGLLPLKLNMVPIRGVNADEIADFARLTFAHNWQVRFIEFMPVSGGLDYPPESRFSAAEITEVLRGIAPLQELARKGPAGPARLFQYAGAKGVVGVIPAVSEHFCGECNRLRLTSDGFLRPCLFCENEIDLRTPLRAGCSDDDLVRLLRGAVEIKPERHHLAEEQGVQTRIRKMQGIGG
- a CDS encoding thiamine biosynthesis protein; this translates as MSKALGLMSGGLDSSLAAMTLMRQGIEVTGISFVTPFFGASKAKFAAEKIGFPLIVKEISDIHLQMVKNPKYGYGRNMNPCIDCHSMMFRLAGEIMQEQGFDFLFSGEVLGQRPMSQNANALSTVSIYSGHADKVLRPLSAKLLAITPMEESGLVDRERLLDIQGRSRKRQQELAVEWGFPEYPSSGGGCLLTESGFADRLRDLLEHDEQASVNDVQLLKVGRQFRLSDKCKMVLGRNQADNDAIHLLATGDRLRLRNADFNGPSGLLCGESNEAIIQTAAAIVASYGKGKDEPEVRVILDRNGEEQTVLVAPLNREDSIKLLV
- a CDS encoding S8 family serine peptidase; this encodes MMRFFCLLILACFSLASGLEAAPLSPSLQAVLQTSREPVAVIVRMTTTDVRSRVKGLTRKAARRTLIASLKQETQQGQGALIDYLHQQGVKKTTSLWLINGLAFSASPQLIAQLQSWPGVELISVNQTVPRPVVLPAATAAVEWNIDMIGAPQLWAQGFDGTGVVVASLDTGVDVTHPDLSGNWRGGTNSWFDPYSSSSLPYDPVTGDPLSEGHGTAVMGVMVGGRNGGSAIGVAPGAQWIAAKIFPDTGAADSAKIIQALGWALDPDNNPATDDGADIVNNSWGYESVLNQCLSASGLGLNDMQIALNNLIAADVAVIFSAGNTGPFASTSIPPGNMSGVLSVGAININKEVAFFSARGPSPCDAPGEVFPNLVAPGMSVRSAGLFSGYVSVDGTSFSAPQVAGALALLRQAFPGPSTSMTSLETAVEQLASDLGTPGADDVYGHGLLNVAAAYNQLQGINPLLVMIDPTPPSSDKIIDFASVAPLNSRSLSLLLKNGGGGSLVISGIDASLLDPAFSVVKDLCSGRSLSGGASCSVELGFAPQALGSYTSSLTVFSSDPAGSQTLTLKGLGNNAPPAATLLLPVDGAVGIARPVNFSWHRDMDLDGDQVTDFLLISAHGDFSDSTPITAALPQGLLLLAGGGIFWGLWGARRLKGWLWLVLILGLAFCLVSCGGSNASPASVLPNPSGGYQSTSLLPNTTYYWKVRSVDSRGGVSESVVRSFTTGI